A DNA window from Synchiropus splendidus isolate RoL2022-P1 chromosome 2, RoL_Sspl_1.0, whole genome shotgun sequence contains the following coding sequences:
- the ugt8 gene encoding 2-hydroxyacylsphingosine 1-beta-galactosyltransferase: MRPSTLLPLLGLLTWTPGVSWAAKVIVVPPIMFESHLYIFKTLATALHQEGHDTHFLVSEGRDVPSSPHYTLQRYPGIFNSTTADNFLQSKVSNIFSGRLTFLELFDILDHYSQNCDAVVGSTEVMTRLKEAKFDLLLVDPNEMCGFVIAHILGVKYAVFSTGLWYPAEVGAPAPLSYVPEFNSLLTDRMSLFQRITNTAVYLVQRFGVHYIALPKYDRIMKKYGVTPQVAMADLVQGSRMWMLCTDMALEFPRPTLPHVVYIGGILTKPPNPLPKDFEAWVNDTAEHGFIVVSFGAGVKYLSHDIAHKLAGAFARLPQRVIWRFSGEPPSNLGNNTKLVDWMPQNDLLGHVNTRAFLSHGGLNSIYEAMYHGVPVVGVPLFGDHYDTMTRVAAKGMGIMLHWKTMTEDDLYTALTSVIKDSRYRQQATLLSNIHKDQPGHPVTRAVYWISYLLRHNGANHLRSAVYEVSPYQYFLLDVVVTVGALVAVTLFSLRHLSRLLRAKLSEKRVENGTSRDEGSIINGHCHRESLVNGDHKRNGSLKSEKKIN, from the exons ATGCGACCCTCGACACTGCTGCCTCTTCTTGGGCTACTGACCTGGACCCCCGGCGTGTCGTGGGCCGCTAAAGTCATCGTCGTCCCCCCCATTATGTTTGAATCCCACCTCTATATCTTCAAGACTTTGGCCACAGCTCTGCACCAGGAGGGCCACGACACCCATTTCCTAGTATCCGAGGGCCGCGACGTGCCATCGTCTCCGCACTACACTCTACAGCGATACCCAGGGATCTTTAACAGCACCACCGCTGACAACTTCCTCCAGTCAAAAGTCAGCAACATCTTCTCAGGACGCCTGACGTTTTTGGAACTCTTTGACATTCTTGACCATTACTCTCAGAACTGCGACGCTGTGGTCGGCAGCACTGAGGTCATGACGCGCCTCAAGGAAGCCAAGTTCGACCTCTTGTTAGTAGACCCCAATGAAATGTGCGGCTTTGTGATTGCCCACATCCTGGGTGTCAAATATGCCGTCTTCAGCACAGGTCTGTGGTACCCTGCTGAGGTCGGGGCCCCTGCGCCGCTGTCCTACGTTCCCGAGTTCAACTCCTTGCTCACAGACCGCATGTCTTTGTTCCAGAGGATCACAAACACAGCCGTTTACCTGGTGCAGCGCTTTGGAGTGCATTATATTGCGTTGCCCAAATATGACCGGATTATGAAAAAGTATGGAGTGACGCCTCAAGTGGCCATGGCTGACCTGGTACAGGGCAGTCGGATGTGGATGCTTTGCACGGACATGGCTCTGGAGTTCCCCCGGCCCACACTTCCGCATGTAGTCTACATCGGAGGGATCCTCACCAAACCGCCCAACCCACTGCCCAAG GATTTCGAAGCCTGGGTCAATGacacagcagaacatggctTCATTGTCGTCTCGTTCGGAGCCGGCGTGAAGTATCTCTCCCACGACATCGCGCATAAGCTCGCCGGGGCTTTCGCCAGGCTTCCCCAAAGGGTCATATGGAG GTTCTCAGGAGAGCCGCCCAGTAACCTTGGAAACAACACCAAGCTCGTGGACTGGATGCCTCAGAATGACCTGTTAG GTCACGTCAACACCAGGGCTTTCCTTAGCCACGGTGGTCTGAACAGCATCTATGAAGCCATGTATCACGGGGTGCCGGTGGTCGGGGTCCCCCTCTTCGGTGACCACTATGACACCATGACCCGCGTCGCAGCCAAAGGGATGGGAATAATGCTTCACTGGAAGACCATGACTGAGGACGACCTCTacactgctctcacctctgtgaTTAAAGACTCCAG GTACCGCCAGCAAGCCACACTTCTCTCCAACATTCACAAAGACCAGCCGGGCCACCCGGTCACCCGGGCCGTCTACTGGATCAGCTACCTCCTCCGTCACAATGGTGCCAATCACCTTCGCTCTGCTGTATATGAGGTGTCGCCCTACCAGTACTTCCTGCTGGATGTGGTGGTCACCGTCGGGGCGCTCGTCGCTGTGACGCTCTTCTCCCTCAGACATTTGTCACGACTGTTGAGGGCGAAGTTGAGCGAGAAGCGCGTGGAGAACGGCACAAGCCGGGATGAGGGTAGCATAATCAACGGACATTGCCATCGCGAGAGCTTGGTCAATGGAGACCACAAGCGCAACGGCTCCTTAAAAAGCGAGAAGAAGATCAACTGA